One genomic window of Paenisporosarcina antarctica includes the following:
- a CDS encoding MFS transporter has translation MHKQETEGNHTDSSKTYPGLIEVHDVDKAGTKNKVSVWCLVSLASIPLVMTLGNSMLIPVLPIMEKKVGISSFQSSMIITSYSVAAIFLIPVAGYLSDRLGRKAVILPSLILALIGGLIAGFASWKMEDPYTWIIIGRVLQGIGASGAMPIVMPLVGDLYKDDNVKTSSSLGVIETSNTFGKVLSPILGSVLAAFLWFLPFFSISALSLISIALIFFFVKVPKEKEEPVKFKQFLSNTKEIFKVDGKWLFTVFLNGILVMLILFSTLFFLSENLEKVHDIKGIKKGFVLAVPLLFLCIASFITGRKIKGSLATMKKLMIFCLITLSSSVVFVGYTSKKLILLLVVTSIVGIAIGALLPVLDAVITENVDKEERGTVSSFYSSARFIGVAAGPPIMSLVMKNYLNVSYITAGVMGLILLFIVLKFIKVNEIEHKNNKAQ, from the coding sequence ATGCATAAACAGGAAACGGAAGGAAACCATACTGATAGTTCAAAAACATACCCAGGATTAATCGAGGTGCATGATGTGGATAAAGCTGGTACAAAAAATAAAGTAAGTGTTTGGTGTCTTGTAAGTCTGGCTTCAATCCCTCTCGTTATGACACTAGGTAATTCAATGCTCATCCCAGTGTTGCCCATAATGGAAAAAAAGGTTGGGATTTCGTCTTTTCAATCAAGTATGATTATCACAAGCTATTCAGTAGCTGCAATTTTCCTAATACCCGTTGCGGGCTATTTATCAGACCGCTTAGGCAGGAAAGCTGTTATTCTACCTAGTTTAATTCTTGCTTTAATTGGGGGACTAATTGCTGGATTTGCTTCATGGAAGATGGAAGACCCATATACCTGGATTATTATTGGGCGAGTTTTGCAAGGGATTGGAGCATCAGGAGCTATGCCAATTGTTATGCCTCTTGTGGGGGATTTGTATAAAGATGATAATGTAAAAACAAGCTCCAGTTTAGGCGTTATAGAAACTTCAAACACGTTTGGAAAGGTACTAAGCCCAATCCTGGGATCCGTACTAGCCGCCTTTTTATGGTTTCTTCCCTTCTTCTCTATTTCTGCATTGAGTTTAATTTCAATTGCACTTATTTTTTTCTTTGTTAAAGTACCAAAGGAAAAAGAAGAACCAGTAAAGTTTAAACAGTTTTTAAGTAATACGAAGGAAATTTTCAAGGTCGATGGAAAGTGGTTATTTACTGTATTCCTTAATGGGATACTTGTGATGTTGATTTTATTCAGCACCTTATTTTTTTTGTCAGAAAACCTTGAAAAAGTTCATGATATAAAGGGGATTAAAAAAGGCTTTGTTTTAGCTGTCCCCCTATTATTCCTTTGTATCGCTTCTTTTATTACCGGTCGAAAAATTAAAGGGAGTTTGGCAACAATGAAAAAACTAATGATTTTTTGCTTAATTACATTGTCCTCAAGTGTTGTTTTTGTTGGCTATACAAGCAAAAAATTAATACTTCTATTAGTGGTCACAAGTATAGTGGGAATAGCTATTGGGGCATTATTGCCTGTGCTAGATGCCGTAATAACCGAAAATGTGGATAAGGAAGAAAGAGGTACCGTTTCTTCATTCTATAGCTCAGCACGATTTATTGGTGTGGCAGCAGGTCCTCCTATTATGTCGCTGGTAATGAAGAATTATCTTAATGTGAGTTATATTACCGCAGGTGTTATGGGGCTTATTCTACTGTTCATTGTCCTCAAGTTCATTAAAGTGAATGAAATTGAACACAAAAATAATAAGGCACAATAA
- a CDS encoding YqhV family protein has protein sequence MIEGEALAILIEKALLLMVILRLFSGSIEVSAALLMFKLNDLEKALYINSLLALVGPVVLIITTGIGLYGLTEKISLLRIICLFSGILLILFSLKAK, from the coding sequence ATGATAGAGGGTGAAGCGTTGGCTATTCTTATTGAAAAGGCATTACTTTTGATGGTTATATTGAGACTGTTTTCAGGAAGTATAGAGGTATCGGCTGCGTTATTGATGTTTAAACTAAATGACCTAGAAAAAGCCTTGTATATCAATTCTCTTCTTGCATTGGTAGGTCCAGTTGTGTTGATCATTACGACAGGTATTGGATTATATGGTCTCACTGAAAAAATCTCCTTGTTAAGAATCATATGTCTCTTTAGTGGAATCTTACTTATACTTTTTAGTTTGAAAGCTAAATAA